A genomic window from Silene latifolia isolate original U9 population chromosome Y, ASM4854445v1, whole genome shotgun sequence includes:
- the LOC141632039 gene encoding uncharacterized protein LOC141632039, with amino-acid sequence MVRRLPNKSISGLRRPSQCLQSRFAAESREGTGDLYRLVQGFEESIRDYLNRFNKEKVSIPRCDIVTAIQAFRRGLHQDSQLYKELTMHPWTTFEEVQLKAIAVMRLEEDSAPVRGTYDSDPVSRKAPVEKKCERSKPYSRSVNKVSGNSEGKSGEIRSPKSWDAESDGQNFQKETPAAETQAKSVSSTAATLTTPMNVTPSERKSNFTDQGNLDHLLPINTTRVNSADQVLPSPPPHCSRTVNVITGGSECVGRHTRAAKRKLQGEKNPGGYRSSVNLIMMETLKGMGFTEKDLARKAIPLVGFSSETKHSLGEIIIPTYAGGVNKQALDPRDESNSLNVPPMPEVSNTLGVQEIRGDQEEAKDCYKVALKLTTGSTYRGGKHDV; translated from the exons ATGGTTCGTCGCTTACCGAACAAGAGCATATCCGGCCTTCGCCGACctagtcaatgccttcaatcgCGATTCGCAGCAGAAAGCCGAGAAGGCACCGGCGACCTCTACCGGCTAGTGCAAGGGTTTGAGGAATCTATCCGTGATTACTTGAAccggttcaacaaagagaaggtgtcaATTCCGAGGTGTGATATAGTaaccgctatacaagccttccgccgAGGGCTGCACCAGGATTCACAGCTATACAAGGAACTAACCATGCATCCATGGACTACCTTTGAGGAGGTGCAATTGAAGGCGATTGCTGTCATGAGGCTGGAAGAAGACTCTGCACCTGTAAGAGGCACTTATGATTCAGACCCAGTATCCAGAAAAGCTCCAGTAGAGAAGAAGTGCGAAAGATCCAAACCCTACAGCAGGAGCGTGAATAAAGTTTCTGGAAATTCAGAAGGAAAGTCCGGCGAGATCCGCTCTCCAAA GAGTTGGGACGCAGAGTCAGATGGCCAAAACTTCCAGAAGGAAACCCCGGCAGCAGAGACACAGGCAAAAAGTGTGAGTTCCACGGCAGCAACACTCACAACACCGATGAATGTCACTCCCtcagaaaggaagtcaaattTCACTGACCAAGGAAACCTGGATCATCTCCTACCCATAAACACAACCAGAGTAAACTCAGCGGATCAGGTTCTGCCCTCCCCTCCTCCTCATTGCTCTAGAACTGTGAATGTCATTACAGGTGGATCGGAGTGTGTGGGCCGACATACTCGTGCAGCCAAGAG AAAATTGCAAGGTGAAAAAAATCCTGGTGGATACCGAAGCTCCGTCAACTTGATCATGATGGAAACACTCAAAGGAATGGGATTCACTGAGAAAGATCTAGCAAGGAAGGCAATTCCCTTGGTTGGTTTCAGCAGCGAAACAAAGCACTCCCTGGGAGAAATCATCATCCCAACCTACGCCGGAGGTGTAAACAAACAG gccctggatccacgagaTGAAAGCAATTCCCTCAACGTACCACCAATGCCTGAAGTTTCCAACACCTTGGGGGTGCAAGAAATACGTGGGGATcaggaagaagctaaggattgctACAAGGTGGCTCTGAAGCTGACAACAG GATCTACCTATCGAGGTggtaaacatgatgtttaa